In a single window of the Actinomycetota bacterium genome:
- the gatC gene encoding Asp-tRNA(Asn)/Glu-tRNA(Gln) amidotransferase subunit GatC, translated as MSARITADVVAKVARLARLQLGADELEHVTVELGDMLDHFADIDALDLGDVAPMTQPYPLANVLRDDVVAESLDRDEVLAQAPAAEDGRFRVPPIIGLEPA; from the coding sequence GTGTCTGCACGCATCACCGCCGACGTAGTGGCCAAGGTCGCCCGGCTCGCCAGGCTCCAGCTCGGCGCCGACGAGCTGGAGCACGTCACGGTGGAGCTCGGCGACATGCTCGACCACTTCGCCGACATCGATGCCCTCGACCTGGGCGACGTCGCGCCGATGACCCAGCCCTACCCCCTCGCGAACGTGCTCCGCGACGATGTCGTCGCGGAGAGCCTCGACCGCGACGAGGTGCTGGCGCAGGCCCCGGCGGCCGAAGACGGCCGCTTCCGGGTGCCGCCGATCATCGGGCTGGAGCCGGCATGA
- a CDS encoding dihydropteroate synthase has protein sequence MLLYGVVNASPDSLNLDSIVTDADSALRRAGRLLAEGADAIDLGGQGSTDAAAVIPWEAEWSRLEAIVPALAALGVELSIDSWRPEVVRRALAAGATVVNAADGMQSEAMWEVAADHGVAVVLPFLSGPNPREMELVQSDPVSAMVDFFEQRLAVADRFGMRERCILDPGTGFAPPNWPWEERYVYQKHVYSNLDALRRFGLPLYIALPWKQTAQHDELLEIVLRQRPEYGRAHYPARVRAVEARLGLA, from the coding sequence ATGCTGCTCTACGGCGTGGTGAACGCCTCTCCCGACTCGTTGAACCTCGACTCGATCGTCACCGACGCCGACTCGGCGCTGCGCCGGGCCGGCCGGCTGCTGGCCGAGGGCGCAGACGCGATCGACCTCGGTGGCCAGGGCTCGACCGACGCCGCGGCCGTGATCCCGTGGGAGGCCGAGTGGAGCCGCCTGGAGGCGATCGTGCCGGCGCTCGCGGCCCTCGGCGTGGAGTTGAGCATCGACTCGTGGCGCCCCGAGGTGGTCCGCCGCGCGCTGGCAGCGGGGGCGACCGTGGTCAACGCCGCCGACGGCATGCAGTCCGAGGCGATGTGGGAGGTGGCCGCCGATCACGGCGTGGCGGTGGTGCTGCCGTTCCTCTCGGGGCCGAACCCGCGCGAGATGGAGCTGGTGCAGAGCGATCCGGTGAGCGCGATGGTCGACTTCTTCGAGCAACGCCTGGCGGTGGCCGACCGCTTCGGGATGCGCGAACGCTGCATCTTGGATCCCGGCACCGGTTTCGCGCCGCCGAACTGGCCGTGGGAGGAGCGCTACGTGTACCAGAAGCACGTCTACTCGAACCTCGACGCGCTGCGCCGCTTCGGCTTGCCGCTGTACATCGCGCTGCCCTGGAAGCAGACCGCTCAGCACGACGAGCTGCTGGAGATCGTGTTGCGCCAGCGCCCCGAGTACGGCCGCGCCCACTACCCCGCCCGCGTGCGGGCGGTAGAGGCGCGGCTCGGCCTCGCCTGA
- a CDS encoding alpha/beta fold hydrolase: MPTPPTASSIMPGAEPWSHHGAGPHGALCLHGFTGNPSSMRGVAEAFAAAGFHVELPLLPGHGTAVEDMLGTRWADWAAEAMAAYERLSARADAVVVAGLSMGGTLALHVACEHPEVAAVVCINPAAQPQPPEVMEMVHAMVAEGHELLPGTGPDIADPEGSDLAYDGTPLRSLISMIEDGVGPLAARLPAGEVPLLLITSRRDHVVDPLQSDYLAEHWGGAVERMTLERSYHVATQDFDRELVNEAAVAFARRVTAR, from the coding sequence ATGCCGACGCCTCCGACCGCCTCTTCGATCATGCCGGGGGCCGAGCCCTGGAGCCACCACGGCGCCGGGCCTCACGGTGCGCTGTGCCTCCACGGGTTCACCGGCAACCCGTCGTCGATGCGCGGCGTCGCCGAGGCGTTCGCCGCGGCGGGCTTCCACGTGGAGCTGCCGTTGCTGCCAGGTCACGGCACGGCGGTGGAGGACATGTTGGGCACCAGGTGGGCCGACTGGGCGGCCGAGGCGATGGCGGCATACGAGCGACTGTCCGCTCGCGCCGACGCCGTGGTGGTGGCCGGGCTGTCGATGGGGGGCACTCTCGCACTCCACGTCGCTTGTGAGCACCCGGAGGTGGCAGCTGTGGTGTGCATCAACCCCGCGGCTCAGCCGCAACCTCCCGAGGTGATGGAGATGGTGCACGCGATGGTGGCGGAGGGCCACGAGCTGTTGCCTGGTACCGGCCCCGACATCGCCGACCCCGAAGGCAGCGATCTCGCGTACGACGGCACGCCGCTGCGGTCGCTGATCTCGATGATCGAAGACGGTGTCGGCCCGCTCGCGGCGCGCTTGCCCGCGGGTGAGGTCCCGCTCCTGCTCATCACCTCCCGCCGCGACCACGTCGTCGACCCGTTGCAGAGCGACTACCTGGCCGAGCACTGGGGCGGCGCGGTCGAGCGGATGACGCTCGAACGCAGCTACCACGTGGCGACGCAGGACTTCGATCGCGAGCTCGTCAACGAGGCCGCGGTCGCCTTCGCCCGGCGGGTGACGGCGCGATGA
- the gatA gene encoding Asp-tRNA(Asn)/Glu-tRNA(Gln) amidotransferase subunit GatA, with the protein MTPPSASTPMPTTALGIAAAVRAGELSALDVVEAHLERIAERDGEVHAFNLVTADQARAEAAAVDAAVAAGRDPGPLAGVPIALKDNLCTRGIPTTCSSKILDGWCPPYDATVVGRLRAAGAVSVGKTNLDEFAMGSSTENSAFGTTRNPHDLTRVPGGSSGGSAAAVAAGFTPVSLGSDTGGSIRQPAALCGVVGVKPTYGVVSRYGLVAFASSLDQIGPFATTVADAAVVVQAIGGHDPADSTSIPRPVPDLLGVLAGGVEGLRVGRITDLPAGADDDVAQRLEQAFDALRAAGAEIVDVQVPAFTYGLTAYYLIAPAEASSNLARYDGVRYGLRVDAPDVNAMYGATRAAGFGAEVKRRIMLGTYALSAGYYEAYYGKALKVRRLIHDDFEAAYRVADVLLTPTSPMVAFPIGAKTDNPLAMYLCDVYTIPTNLAGHPGMSVPFGSGADGLPVGVQVLAPTLGEPVMFRVAAELERAAASAEVAGR; encoded by the coding sequence ATGACGCCGCCGTCCGCCAGTACTCCGATGCCCACCACCGCGCTCGGCATCGCCGCCGCGGTGCGAGCCGGCGAGCTGTCCGCGCTCGACGTGGTCGAAGCCCATCTGGAGCGCATCGCCGAGCGTGACGGCGAGGTCCACGCCTTCAACCTCGTCACTGCCGACCAGGCCCGCGCCGAGGCCGCCGCGGTAGACGCCGCCGTCGCCGCCGGGCGTGACCCGGGCCCGCTGGCCGGGGTGCCGATCGCGTTGAAGGACAACCTGTGCACGAGGGGCATACCGACGACGTGCTCGTCGAAGATCCTCGACGGGTGGTGCCCGCCGTACGACGCCACCGTCGTCGGGCGCCTTCGCGCCGCCGGGGCGGTGAGCGTCGGCAAGACCAACCTCGACGAGTTCGCGATGGGCTCTTCCACCGAGAACTCGGCGTTCGGGACGACGCGCAACCCCCACGACCTGACGCGGGTGCCCGGCGGATCCTCCGGAGGTAGCGCGGCCGCCGTCGCCGCCGGCTTCACCCCGGTCAGCCTGGGCAGCGACACCGGCGGCTCCATCCGTCAACCGGCCGCGCTGTGCGGCGTGGTCGGCGTGAAGCCCACGTACGGCGTGGTCAGCCGCTACGGGCTGGTCGCGTTCGCGTCGAGCCTCGACCAGATCGGCCCCTTCGCGACCACCGTCGCCGACGCCGCCGTGGTGGTGCAGGCGATCGGAGGCCACGACCCGGCCGACTCGACGAGCATCCCCCGGCCGGTCCCCGACCTGCTCGGAGTGCTGGCCGGCGGCGTCGAGGGCTTGCGCGTGGGGCGGATCACCGACCTGCCCGCGGGTGCCGACGACGACGTGGCGCAGCGGTTGGAGCAGGCCTTCGATGCCCTGCGCGCCGCGGGGGCCGAGATCGTCGACGTGCAGGTGCCCGCGTTCACGTACGGGCTCACCGCCTACTACCTCATCGCCCCGGCCGAGGCGTCGAGCAACCTGGCCCGCTACGACGGCGTGCGGTACGGCCTGCGTGTAGACGCGCCCGACGTCAACGCGATGTACGGCGCCACCCGCGCGGCGGGCTTCGGCGCCGAGGTGAAACGCCGGATCATGCTCGGCACGTACGCGCTGTCGGCCGGCTACTACGAGGCGTACTACGGCAAGGCGCTGAAGGTGCGCCGCCTGATCCACGACGACTTCGAGGCCGCCTACCGCGTTGCCGACGTGCTGCTCACCCCGACCTCGCCGATGGTCGCGTTCCCGATCGGCGCGAAGACCGACAACCCGCTCGCGATGTACCTCTGCGACGTCTACACGATCCCCACCAACCTGGCCGGGCACCCGGGGATGAGCGTGCCCTTCGGCAGCGGGGCCGACGGCCTGCCGGTCGGGGTGCAGGTGCTGGCCCCGACGCTCGGTGAGCCGGTGATGTTCCGCGTCGCCGCCGAGCTGGAGCGGGCCGCGGCGAGCGCGGAGGTGGCCGGGCGATGA
- a CDS encoding TetR/AcrR family transcriptional regulator: MVRQLTEQGRERKQQLLDVAAELFAERGYGPTRIADICDAAGVAKGLFYWYFDTKEALFAELVRHMRLRLRRAQGHAMDPAADPVTRIRQGSEASIHFLAEHRAFFALVEVERTDERMAPVLHEGAGVYVDDVLRLVTEAQLAGQLPSDIDPTLAALGVLGTVSSFGQYLRSGRISAPIDDVARFVGDWVVRGLAPVQATA; the protein is encoded by the coding sequence GTGGTCCGCCAGCTCACCGAACAGGGGCGAGAGCGAAAGCAACAGCTCCTCGACGTCGCTGCCGAGCTGTTCGCCGAGCGCGGCTACGGCCCGACCCGCATCGCCGACATCTGCGACGCGGCCGGCGTCGCGAAGGGGCTCTTCTACTGGTACTTCGACACCAAGGAAGCTCTGTTCGCCGAGCTCGTGCGCCACATGCGCCTGCGCCTGCGCCGCGCCCAGGGCCACGCGATGGATCCCGCCGCCGACCCGGTCACCCGCATTCGGCAGGGCTCCGAGGCGAGCATCCACTTCCTCGCCGAGCACCGGGCGTTCTTCGCCCTGGTCGAGGTGGAACGCACCGACGAGCGCATGGCGCCCGTGCTCCACGAAGGTGCCGGCGTCTACGTCGACGACGTCTTGCGCCTGGTGACCGAGGCCCAGCTCGCCGGCCAACTGCCGAGCGACATCGACCCCACCCTCGCCGCGCTCGGTGTGCTCGGCACGGTGTCGTCGTTCGGCCAGTACCTGCGCAGCGGGCGGATCAGCGCGCCGATCGACGACGTCGCCCGGTTCGTCGGCGACTGGGTGGTGCGCGGTCTTGCTCCGGTTCAGGCGACGGCGTGA
- a CDS encoding dihydrofolate reductase family protein: MTPASREISVEEAYDGTHRRRHDDRPWVVLSMISTADGATALEGSSGPLGGDADRAVFMHLHRCADVVLVGAETVRRDVYSPLPAHQQLVVVSASGDLGRQTKVLLDAGNTKVVCGDVRDILRGIDGEVCTLEGGPALNGQMFSADLVDEVCLTVAPRFVAGRSLRVAEGSFAARDPWHLAHVCEDDGFLFLRYLRSAPS, translated from the coding sequence ATGACCCCCGCCAGCCGGGAGATCTCGGTAGAGGAGGCCTACGACGGCACACACCGCCGGCGCCACGACGACCGGCCCTGGGTGGTGCTCTCGATGATCTCCACCGCCGACGGCGCGACCGCCCTCGAGGGCAGCTCGGGCCCACTCGGCGGGGACGCCGACCGGGCGGTGTTCATGCACCTGCACCGCTGCGCCGACGTGGTGCTGGTCGGCGCCGAGACCGTGCGTCGCGACGTGTACAGCCCCCTGCCCGCTCACCAGCAGCTCGTCGTGGTGTCCGCCTCCGGCGACCTCGGGCGCCAGACGAAGGTGCTGCTCGACGCCGGCAACACGAAGGTGGTGTGCGGCGACGTGCGCGACATCTTGCGCGGCATCGACGGCGAGGTGTGCACGCTCGAAGGTGGGCCGGCGTTGAACGGCCAGATGTTCTCGGCCGACCTCGTCGACGAGGTGTGCCTCACCGTCGCCCCGCGGTTCGTCGCCGGGCGCAGCCTGCGCGTGGCGGAGGGTTCGTTCGCCGCCCGCGACCCGTGGCACCTCGCCCACGTGTGCGAGGACGACGGGTTCTTGTTCCTCCGCTACCTGCGCTCGGCGCCGTCCTGA
- a CDS encoding TetR family transcriptional regulator: MPRDAAATRDLLLDAGQRLFAASGVFSTPLNQVVAAAGQRNASALHYHFGGRQGLLNAILERQGDEIEQERRLVLDRIEVTGAAGDLRALVEAIVHPQAHKLETSGGREFLAIVPQLNELFAMWDSDGSPVQARRALRAIERALPSGLGPDLAHERVTRFLELVTEALGARARLLTRGRETAITNEEFVANLIDMAVGALSAPPGQQVAR, translated from the coding sequence ATGCCCCGCGACGCCGCGGCCACGCGCGACCTGCTGCTCGACGCAGGTCAACGGCTGTTCGCGGCGTCGGGAGTGTTCTCCACACCCTTGAACCAGGTGGTCGCGGCCGCGGGGCAGCGCAACGCGTCCGCGCTCCACTACCACTTCGGTGGGCGCCAGGGCCTGCTCAACGCCATCTTGGAACGTCAGGGAGACGAGATCGAGCAGGAGCGCCGGCTCGTGCTCGACCGCATCGAGGTGACGGGCGCGGCCGGCGACCTGCGTGCGCTCGTCGAGGCGATCGTGCACCCGCAGGCTCACAAGCTGGAGACCTCAGGCGGCCGTGAGTTCCTCGCCATCGTGCCCCAGCTCAACGAGCTGTTCGCGATGTGGGACTCCGACGGCTCTCCGGTGCAGGCCCGCCGCGCCTTGCGGGCCATCGAGCGCGCGTTGCCGAGCGGGCTCGGCCCGGATCTCGCCCACGAGCGCGTGACGCGCTTTCTGGAGCTGGTCACCGAGGCCCTCGGAGCCCGCGCCCGCCTGTTGACGAGGGGCCGGGAGACCGCGATCACGAACGAGGAGTTCGTCGCCAACCTGATCGACATGGCCGTCGGCGCGCTGTCCGCGCCGCCAGGGCAGCAGGTGGCGCGCTAG
- a CDS encoding acyl-CoA dehydrogenase family protein, which produces MYLAETKEQQALRAELRQYFAALLPPEVRGRLGGADEGTAEFRDIVRRLGRDGWLGLGWPVEYGGRGRPATDQFIMFDEIQRAHAPFPFVTVNTVGPAIMALGTPEQKAKYLPGILNGEINFAIGYTEPEAGTDLASLRTSAVRDGDEWVVNGAKVYTSGANQADYVWLACRTDPDVPKHKGISILIVPTSSPGFDWTPIVTVGGGTTTATYYTDVRVPATNVVGEVNGGWRLITMQLNHERVGLAALSGLTERLCEDVTEWCRTTPSGVRDGETMIDLAWVQMDLARCTALLDAIRLMTWKLAKLVADHALGPAEASTVKVFGTEKAVEVYRTLQGILGPAAHLRPGSPGAVLHGEVEQANRAAQINTFGGGVNEIQRELVASAGLGLARGR; this is translated from the coding sequence ATGTACCTGGCCGAGACGAAAGAGCAGCAGGCCCTGCGTGCGGAGCTGCGCCAGTACTTCGCCGCGCTCCTCCCGCCCGAGGTCCGGGGCAGGCTCGGTGGGGCGGATGAGGGCACGGCGGAGTTCCGTGACATCGTGCGCCGGCTCGGGCGCGACGGCTGGCTGGGGCTCGGCTGGCCGGTGGAGTACGGCGGCCGCGGGCGCCCGGCGACCGATCAGTTCATCATGTTCGACGAGATCCAGCGCGCCCACGCCCCCTTCCCGTTCGTCACCGTCAACACCGTCGGTCCGGCGATCATGGCGCTCGGCACCCCCGAGCAGAAGGCCAAGTACCTGCCCGGCATCTTGAACGGGGAGATCAACTTCGCCATCGGCTACACCGAGCCGGAGGCCGGCACCGATCTCGCCAGCCTGCGCACCAGCGCGGTGCGCGACGGCGACGAGTGGGTGGTCAACGGCGCGAAGGTGTACACGTCCGGGGCGAACCAGGCCGACTACGTGTGGTTGGCGTGCCGCACCGATCCCGACGTCCCGAAGCACAAGGGGATCTCGATCCTGATCGTGCCGACGTCCTCGCCGGGGTTCGACTGGACCCCGATCGTCACCGTCGGCGGGGGCACCACCACCGCCACCTACTACACCGACGTCCGGGTGCCGGCGACGAACGTCGTCGGTGAGGTGAACGGTGGCTGGAGGCTGATCACGATGCAGCTGAACCACGAACGGGTGGGGCTCGCCGCGCTCTCCGGGCTGACCGAGAGGCTGTGCGAAGACGTCACCGAGTGGTGCCGCACCACACCGTCTGGCGTGCGCGACGGCGAGACGATGATCGACCTGGCGTGGGTGCAGATGGACCTCGCCCGGTGCACGGCACTGCTCGACGCGATCCGGTTGATGACCTGGAAGCTCGCGAAGCTGGTCGCCGATCACGCGCTCGGGCCAGCGGAGGCGTCGACGGTGAAGGTGTTCGGCACCGAGAAGGCGGTCGAGGTGTACCGCACGCTGCAGGGCATCCTCGGCCCGGCCGCGCACCTGCGCCCCGGCTCGCCGGGAGCGGTGCTGCACGGCGAGGTGGAGCAGGCGAACCGGGCGGCGCAGATCAACACGTTCGGGGGCGGCGTCAACGAGATCCAGCGCGAGCTGGTCGCGTCGGCGGGGCTCGGCCTGGCGCGCGGCCGCTAG
- a CDS encoding glucosyl-3-phosphoglycerate synthase, with translation MKPISTFDTAGWDLERAVAAKRGRTVSMCIPCRDEAGTVGDLVEKIHRRLLGTLVDELIVLDDRSTDGTAHVARTAGATVVPIEHVHQVHGEGRGKGNALWATLVASHGDFVVWCDGDVSSFRADWVVRLLAPLLADGEVGDEVGAGEVGLVKATYDRPTGQGGGGRTTELVARPLLSLFFPELTGLHQPLAGEYAGRRSLLESIPFVEGWGVEIAMLVDLVRRFGADCISQVDLGTRMHRHQTLDSLAVQAAEVAATLLSRTPAAAAFAEDVLALHRPGGHTVELNLAERPPVARLRAAGLLAALPADQDGAERR, from the coding sequence GTGAAGCCGATCAGCACCTTCGACACGGCCGGGTGGGATCTCGAGCGAGCGGTCGCCGCGAAGCGCGGCCGCACGGTATCGATGTGCATCCCGTGCCGCGACGAGGCGGGCACGGTGGGTGACCTGGTGGAGAAGATCCACCGGCGGTTGCTCGGCACGCTCGTCGACGAGCTGATCGTGCTCGACGACCGCAGCACCGACGGCACCGCGCACGTCGCCCGCACCGCCGGCGCCACCGTGGTGCCGATCGAACACGTCCACCAGGTGCACGGCGAGGGCCGGGGCAAGGGCAACGCCCTCTGGGCGACGCTCGTCGCCAGCCACGGCGACTTCGTGGTGTGGTGTGACGGCGACGTCAGCAGCTTCCGTGCCGATTGGGTGGTGCGCCTGCTGGCCCCTCTGCTGGCCGACGGCGAGGTCGGCGACGAAGTTGGGGCCGGCGAGGTCGGCCTGGTGAAGGCCACCTACGACCGCCCGACGGGCCAAGGCGGCGGGGGGCGCACCACCGAGCTCGTCGCGCGGCCGCTGCTGTCGCTGTTCTTCCCCGAGCTGACCGGCCTGCACCAGCCCCTCGCCGGTGAGTACGCCGGGCGGCGGAGCCTGCTCGAGAGCATCCCGTTCGTCGAGGGCTGGGGGGTGGAGATCGCGATGCTCGTCGATCTCGTGCGCAGGTTCGGCGCGGACTGCATCAGCCAGGTCGACCTCGGCACGCGCATGCACCGCCACCAGACGCTCGACTCCCTCGCGGTGCAGGCGGCCGAGGTGGCGGCGACGCTGCTCTCCCGCACACCTGCGGCCGCGGCGTTCGCCGAGGACGTCCTCGCGCTACACCGCCCGGGAGGTCACACAGTGGAGCTGAACCTGGCCGAACGCCCGCCGGTGGCCAGGCTGCGGGCCGCCGGGCTGCTGGCGGCGCTACCCGCCGATCAGGACGGCGCCGAGCGCAGGTAG
- the gatB gene encoding Asp-tRNA(Asn)/Glu-tRNA(Gln) amidotransferase subunit GatB, giving the protein MSDTQFTVDGYELVVGLEVHVELATRTKLFSASANHFGDEPNTHIDPVTLGLPGALPVLNRHAVELAMRIGAALHCTTQPCAFHRKNYFYPDMPKAYQISQYDQPLNVDGWLELADGTRIGIERAHIEEDTGKSTHVGGTGGRIHGSEHSLIDFNRAGVPLVEIVGRPDIRTPDQAREFVTELRHILVAVGASDAKMEEGSMRVDANVSVRLPGAPFGTRCEIKNLNSVRSLGRAVEYEARRQVQILEGGEAVRQETRHWNENDGRTHTLRSKEDADDYRYFLEPDLVPLVPDAEWIARVRTELPMLPAERRRRLGDAAGAAPDSEAVKVVVERGQDDYVLAVSAAGADAARALVHVKEAYASEGPTPRVPAGDLARLVTLERDGLLTATQAKQVLAELVEAGGGDPASIAKARGFEAIDTGALDALVDAAIAAQPDAWAKFCAGEQKAAGALVGAVMKASQGKADGKAVTALLESRRA; this is encoded by the coding sequence ATGAGCGACACCCAGTTCACGGTCGACGGCTACGAGCTCGTCGTCGGGCTCGAGGTGCACGTCGAGCTCGCGACGCGCACGAAGCTGTTCTCGGCCAGCGCGAACCACTTCGGTGACGAGCCGAACACGCACATCGACCCGGTGACGCTCGGTTTGCCGGGTGCGCTGCCGGTGCTGAACCGCCACGCGGTGGAGCTCGCGATGCGCATCGGTGCCGCGCTGCACTGCACCACCCAGCCGTGCGCCTTCCACCGCAAGAACTACTTCTACCCGGACATGCCGAAGGCGTACCAGATCTCCCAGTACGACCAGCCGCTGAACGTCGACGGCTGGCTCGAGCTCGCCGACGGCACCCGCATCGGCATCGAGCGCGCCCACATCGAAGAGGACACCGGCAAGAGCACTCACGTCGGTGGCACGGGCGGTCGCATCCATGGCAGCGAGCACTCGCTCATCGACTTCAACCGCGCCGGCGTGCCGCTGGTCGAGATCGTCGGCCGTCCCGACATCCGCACCCCCGACCAGGCGCGTGAGTTCGTCACCGAGCTGCGCCACATCCTCGTCGCCGTCGGTGCTTCCGACGCGAAGATGGAGGAGGGCTCGATGCGCGTCGACGCCAACGTGAGCGTGCGCCTGCCGGGAGCGCCGTTCGGTACGCGCTGCGAGATCAAGAACCTGAACTCGGTGCGCTCGCTCGGTCGGGCCGTCGAGTACGAGGCCCGGCGCCAGGTGCAGATCCTGGAAGGGGGCGAGGCGGTGCGCCAGGAGACGCGCCACTGGAACGAGAACGACGGCCGCACGCACACCTTGCGCAGCAAGGAGGACGCCGACGACTACCGCTACTTCCTGGAGCCCGATCTCGTGCCCCTGGTGCCTGACGCCGAATGGATCGCGCGTGTCCGCACCGAGCTGCCGATGCTGCCCGCCGAGCGCCGCCGCCGGCTGGGCGATGCGGCAGGAGCCGCCCCCGACAGCGAGGCGGTGAAGGTGGTCGTCGAGCGCGGCCAGGACGACTACGTGCTGGCCGTGTCCGCGGCGGGCGCCGACGCCGCCCGGGCTCTCGTCCACGTGAAGGAGGCCTACGCCTCGGAGGGTCCGACGCCCCGGGTGCCGGCCGGCGACCTCGCCCGGCTGGTGACGCTGGAGCGCGACGGCTTGCTCACCGCCACCCAGGCCAAGCAGGTGCTGGCCGAGCTGGTCGAAGCCGGTGGCGGTGATCCGGCGTCGATCGCGAAGGCTCGTGGCTTCGAAGCGATCGACACCGGCGCCCTCGACGCTCTCGTCGATGCCGCCATCGCCGCGCAGCCCGATGCCTGGGCCAAGTTCTGCGCCGGCGAGCAGAAGGCTGCCGGTGCGCTCGTCGGCGCGGTGATGAAGGCGTCGCAGGGCAAAGCCGACGGCAAGGCGGTCACCGCGTTGCTCGAGTCGCGACGCGCCTGA
- a CDS encoding prolipoprotein diacylglyceryl transferase — MTVALLASIPSPGSGSISIGPLEIRAYGLMIALGVIAAVWLWGRRMEQIGAGTRDDASAVALWAVPAGIIGARLYHVATDWERFSDSPGDIVKIWHGGLGIPGGLLLGILVGIWAARRRKLPLAQTVWAATPSLPLAQAIGRWGNWFNQELFGRPTDLPWALEVDDAHAIAAGYEPGTTFHPTFLYESLWNLALCALLIVIGRRIIHRRPERLLAYYLLGYGIGRFWIEGLRIDPAKEGAGLRLNQWMAIVLVVGSLVYLATTHLRSRSSRSDL; from the coding sequence ATGACCGTCGCCCTGCTCGCCTCCATCCCCAGCCCGGGCAGCGGTTCGATCTCGATCGGACCGCTCGAGATCCGCGCCTACGGGTTGATGATCGCGCTCGGCGTGATCGCCGCCGTCTGGCTGTGGGGCCGCCGGATGGAGCAGATCGGCGCGGGTACACGTGACGACGCGTCCGCGGTAGCGCTGTGGGCGGTGCCGGCCGGGATCATCGGCGCCCGCCTGTACCACGTGGCCACGGACTGGGAGCGGTTCAGCGACTCGCCCGGCGACATCGTGAAGATCTGGCATGGCGGGCTCGGCATCCCCGGAGGGCTGCTGCTCGGCATCCTCGTCGGCATCTGGGCGGCTCGCCGGCGCAAGCTGCCGCTCGCCCAGACGGTGTGGGCGGCGACGCCGAGCCTGCCCCTCGCCCAGGCCATCGGGCGGTGGGGGAACTGGTTCAACCAGGAGCTGTTCGGGCGCCCCACCGATCTGCCGTGGGCGCTCGAGGTGGACGATGCCCACGCGATCGCCGCCGGGTACGAGCCGGGGACGACGTTCCATCCGACCTTCCTGTACGAGTCGCTCTGGAACCTGGCCCTCTGCGCGCTGCTGATCGTGATCGGGCGCCGCATCATCCACCGCCGCCCGGAGCGTCTGCTCGCCTACTACCTGCTCGGCTACGGCATCGGCCGGTTCTGGATCGAGGGTCTGCGCATCGACCCGGCCAAGGAAGGCGCCGGCCTGCGCCTCAACCAGTGGATGGCGATCGTCCTCGTCGTCGGCTCCCTCGTCTACCTGGCCACAACCCACCTGCGCTCCCGCAGTTCTCGGTCGGATCTGTGA
- the folK gene encoding 2-amino-4-hydroxy-6-hydroxymethyldihydropteridine diphosphokinase, giving the protein MSDRIEINGLRLMALIGVLAHERESPQPLQLDLSLHVDLNDAGFSDELGDTVNYGAVTEAVAALARESKDLLLERLAQKVAEVVLTFERVEAVDVRLTKLRPPIPEDVESSAVHVYRSRRGANVAPRHPHIAIVALGTNLGDRVGFLRSALEQLAPVAQSQVFETDPVGGPDAQGAYLNMVAVVETGLDPYALVRRLQRIEAEAGRQRVVHWGPRTLDLDLLFYDEVTIESDDLTVPHPRFAERRFVLAPLSEVAPERCPPGWDERLAPDGVHPRGPLDAL; this is encoded by the coding sequence ATGTCGGACCGGATCGAGATCAACGGCCTGCGGTTGATGGCGCTCATCGGCGTCCTCGCCCACGAGCGTGAATCACCTCAGCCGCTGCAGCTCGACCTCTCGCTCCACGTCGACCTGAACGACGCAGGCTTCAGCGACGAGCTCGGTGACACCGTCAACTACGGCGCGGTGACCGAGGCCGTGGCCGCCCTCGCCCGCGAGTCGAAGGACCTGCTGCTCGAGCGGCTGGCGCAGAAGGTCGCCGAGGTCGTGCTCACCTTCGAACGCGTCGAAGCCGTCGACGTGCGGTTGACCAAGCTCCGCCCGCCCATCCCCGAAGACGTCGAGTCGTCCGCGGTGCACGTGTACCGGTCGCGCCGCGGCGCCAACGTCGCCCCTCGGCACCCGCACATCGCCATCGTCGCGCTCGGCACCAACCTCGGCGACCGGGTCGGGTTCTTGCGGTCGGCGCTGGAGCAGCTCGCGCCCGTGGCCCAGTCGCAGGTGTTCGAGACCGACCCGGTCGGCGGGCCCGACGCCCAGGGGGCGTATCTCAACATGGTCGCCGTGGTCGAGACCGGCCTCGACCCGTACGCCCTCGTCCGCCGGCTGCAGCGGATCGAGGCCGAGGCCGGCCGCCAGCGCGTCGTCCACTGGGGGCCGCGCACCCTCGACCTCGACCTGCTCTTCTACGACGAGGTCACGATCGAGAGCGACGACCTGACCGTGCCCCACCCCCGCTTCGCCGAGCGCCGGTTCGTGCTGGCCCCGTTGTCCGAGGTGGCACCCGAGCGGTGTCCCCCCGGCTGGGACGAACGGCTCGCTCCCGATGGTGTCCACCCCCGTGGCCCGCTCGACGCCCTCTGA